AAATTTAGAAGTTTCAAATTATAAAAAAATTGTTTTTGTAAGTATTATTTAATTTTTTAAACATATTTTTATAAAAATTAATGTTTACATTTTTTTAATTACTTTGATTCCTAAAAGATTTAATCCTTTTTTTAAAATTTTAGAAGTTAAAAAAGAAATTTTTAATCTAGTAATTTTTTTATTTTTATTTTTTTCTTTTAGTATTTTATATTTTTCATAAAATTTGGAATAGTTTGAAGCTAATTTATATATATATAAACAAATTAAATGTGGTTGTCCTTTTTTTGAAGCTTTATATATAGTTTCTTTAAATTCAAGAATTTGGATTGATAAAGTTGTTTCTAAATTATTAGAAATGTGAAAAAATTTTTTTAATTTTAAAACATTTTTTTTATAATTTTTTAAAATTGATTGTATTCTTGTATATGTATATTGAATATATAAAGATGTATTTCCTTCAAAAGATAAAGTATTTTTCCAGTTAAATATATAATTAGTTATTCTATTTTTAGATAAATCTGAATATTTTATTGCTCCAATTCCAATAATTTTTGATAATGTATTTAATTTTTTAGAATTAATTGTTTTATCTTTTTTTAATATTAAATTTTTTGCTCTTATAATAGATTCTTTTAATAATTTTGAGAGTTTAATAGTATTTCCAGATCTAGTTTGAAAAGGACGATTTTTTCCTGATAACATCATTCCAAAAATATGATGCTTAACTTTTAATTTGTTTGAGATATAGCCTGCTTTTTTTGAGATTTGATATACTTGGCTTAAATGTTGTTTTTGACGTGAATCTACATAATATAATATTATATTTGCTTTTAGATTTTTATATCGATATTTTAAACATGCTATATCAATAGCGGAATATAAAAAAGGTCCGTTATTTTTTTTAATAATAACTCCCATTTTTTTTCCTTTTCTATTTTTTGTGTTTTTTAAAAAAATTATAATATTTTTATTTTTTATTACTGCAATATTTTTTTTTATTAAATCAGAAGTAATTTTTGGTAACATTTTTTGATAAAAACTTTCTCCTACAATATCTTTTTTTTTTAAAGTAATATTTAATAATTTATAAATTTTTTCATTTTTTTTAAGATTTAGTTTAACAATATATTTCCATATTTTATAGCATGATTTATTTTTTTCTTGAATTTTTGAAGTATATTTATTTGTTTTTTTATAAAATAATTGATTTTGAGAATTTAATTTTTTTGCTTTACAATATATTTTTTCTAATTTAGATATAGACATTTTTTTAATTTTTTTAATTTTTTTTATTTCTTTTAAATATGCAATTATCATTCCGAATTGATTGCCAAAATCTCCAATATGATTTGCTCGAATTACTTTATATCCTATAAATTCCATGATTCTTGCTGTAGAATCTCCTATTATTGTTGATCTTAAATGTCCTACATGCATTGATTTAGCCATATTAGGAGAAGAATAATCGATTACTACAATTTTTTTCTTATTTTTTTTATTTTTTATATTAAATTTTTTTGTATAGAAGATCTTATTTACTTTTTTTTCTATCCAATTTATTTTTAAAAAAATGTTTATAAAACATGGTTTTGAAAAAACAGATTTTTGAATTATTTTGTTTAAATTCATGTTTTTTGTAATTTTTTTTGTTAGTTTTTTTAATGAAATCTTCAGTAAAGACGAGATTTGAAATAAATTATTTAATTGATAATGACCATTTTTTATATTTTTATTTTTTTGAATACGTATTTTAATCTTTACTAAAGATTTTTTTTGTATTAAAATTGTTTTAATAAGTTTTTTTAAAATTGATTTTATTTTCATTTAATTTCTCTTTATATTAAAAAATATTTTTA
The window above is part of the Buchnera aphidicola (Periphyllus testudinaceus) genome. Proteins encoded here:
- the argS gene encoding arginine--tRNA ligase codes for the protein MKIKSILKKLIKTILIQKKSLVKIKIRIQKNKNIKNGHYQLNNLFQISSLLKISLKKLTKKITKNMNLNKIIQKSVFSKPCFINIFLKINWIEKKVNKIFYTKKFNIKNKKNKKKIVVIDYSSPNMAKSMHVGHLRSTIIGDSTARIMEFIGYKVIRANHIGDFGNQFGMIIAYLKEIKKIKKIKKMSISKLEKIYCKAKKLNSQNQLFYKKTNKYTSKIQEKNKSCYKIWKYIVKLNLKKNEKIYKLLNITLKKKDIVGESFYQKMLPKITSDLIKKNIAVIKNKNIIIFLKNTKNRKGKKMGVIIKKNNGPFLYSAIDIACLKYRYKNLKANIILYYVDSRQKQHLSQVYQISKKAGYISNKLKVKHHIFGMMLSGKNRPFQTRSGNTIKLSKLLKESIIRAKNLILKKDKTINSKKLNTLSKIIGIGAIKYSDLSKNRITNYIFNWKNTLSFEGNTSLYIQYTYTRIQSILKNYKKNVLKLKKFFHISNNLETTLSIQILEFKETIYKASKKGQPHLICLYIYKLASNYSKFYEKYKILKEKNKNKKITRLKISFLTSKILKKGLNLLGIKVIKKM